One Lagenorhynchus albirostris chromosome 7, mLagAlb1.1, whole genome shotgun sequence genomic window, TGGGCTGTGGTCCCCTCCTCCTAGCCCTACTCATATTCCCACCCTACCTCCCCCAAAGCCTATAGAAGCCCCCTGTGTAGAAAAACAGCAGACACACACATACTAAGAAACACAGGTACCTGGACCCTCCTCCACATGGAGCCCCTGAAACATGCAGATCCCTGGTGCTTTCCTCACTCATAGACAGACAcaacaccctccctccctccgggcCTCCCCCACACGCCCACAGATAGAATCCTTTCCACTTGGTCCTTTGTCCTGAATATCTGGAaaaccacacacacgcacacgcacacgcacacatctGCTGCCCATTCTCTCTCTTTGAGAGACAAAGGACTAGATTGGCCCTACTCCCTGTGCCACCAGCTTACAGGCAGTGGCCAGCGGTCCTATTGGATCCTATTTCCTTCAGGATGGAAAATCCTGAAGGGGGCTTTCTAGAGGGGCGGTGGTAGACAAGGAGCTTCTTAGCCTGGGAGGGGTGTCGTGAAGAGGGCTTCTAGGAAGCAGCCCCTGCACAGTCAAAGGATGCTTATGAGAGGGGTTGAGGGGGAGGCCCCTGCCCATTCACATCTGCCCCTTGTGCTTCACGTGGGACAGCTTCACATTCTCCTCATCGGTGGAGGGTGGAGGTGGTTCCAGGTGCCAGCCGATCATGAGCTGATACACGAGGACACCCGCGATGGAACCCAGGAGTGGGGAGATGATGGGCACCCACCACCAGTGGCGGCCGGTCCTGGGGGCAGACAGATGTGGTCAGGGACGCgtggggcagggcagaggggagaCGGGCTGGCGCACGCTGGCGGGGACTGCACTCACGTGAAGACTTCTGGGCCCCAGCCGGCAATGGCTGTGAAAAGGCGAGGGCCGAAGTCCCGGGCGGGGTTGACGGCGTAGCCAGAGTTGAAGCCCATGGACGTGCCGATGACCAGGACCACCAGGCCCACAGTGAAGGCCTCCAGGCCAGGCGGGACAGGGTTATTGTAGGGGTCCACAATGGCCAGCACACACACGATGAGGGAGGCTGTGCCAATgaactggggagtggggagaacaGGGTGAGAAGAGCCCCCGTCCACCTTCCAGCCCCTCCTTCCACCTTCCAGCCTCCCTCCACTCTCAGAGTCTTGGCATCTCCCGTGCTCTGCTCTCCAGAGCAGTGGTACTAAGACTTTTGCTGGTTAACTTTGCAGATTCCTAGGAATCTGCTCTAGACGAGGAGTCCTGTCCCCCAGCCAGCCCATGAGCAACCCAAGGCAGCCTGGTCCTCCTCCCCGAGTTCCCCTCACTCACCCCCAGCCCGTACCTGGTCGAAGAAGCCATTGACCATGTCCAAATGTCCAGAGGGGTAGGTGGCAAAGATGCCGGCTGTGCCATTGGGGCCCGAAACTATAAGCTCGTTGTTGGCGAAGCCCCAGATTGCATCTGGTCACAGATTAGATATCAAGTGGGTGAGGGCAGAGGCCTGAGCCCCATCTCCCCTCTCAGGCTAGGCCCACCCTCCCAGGGGTCACAGGTGAGTGTGATCGCTGCTTTATTACCCTGGAGTCGGGGGTGGgaaggtggaggggtggagggccTGACTCCATTGTTACCCGACTCATTTCTTTCCCCTCATGACCCCCATCTGGGGCCTGTGCGTGAATGAGTCATAAGCCCGGGGCCTGGGCAGGCCCCAGCCATCTGTCATCGAAAGGCCTGGTGCCAGCAGGTCCCAAGCAGAGGGAGGGGGTAGTGGAGGAAGGCAGGGTAGGAAGCCTCACCATAATACAGCCCAAAAACGATCCCGGCACCCAGGAAGGCTCCCAGAGTCTGAGCCATGGCGTAGATGGGCAGCTTGATCCAGGGCTCACGCGCCAGCAAGCACATAGCAAAGGTCACGGCAGGGTTCATGT contains:
- the AQP3 gene encoding aquaporin-3, with protein sequence MGRQKELVSRCGEMLHIRYQLLRQALAECLGTLILVLFGCGSVAQVVLSRGTHGGFLTINLAFGFAVTLGILIAGQVSGAHMNPAVTFAMCLLAREPWIKLPIYAMAQTLGAFLGAGIVFGLYYDAIWGFANNELIVSGPNGTAGIFATYPSGHLDMVNGFFDQFIGTASLIVCVLAIVDPYNNPVPPGLEAFTVGLVVLVIGTSMGFNSGYAVNPARDFGPRLFTAIAGWGPEVFTTGRHWWWVPIISPLLGSIAGVLVYQLMIGWHLEPPPPSTDEENVKLSHVKHKGQM